One bacterium genomic window, CGCGCTCCTTGCTGATGCGGAGGATCCGCGCCTCTGGATTCACATGGCCATCCAGATCTTCAACAGAGGGTACTACCGGGAGAAGTCTGGCCGCATTGAGGGACCGTTCCCCCGCAAAGCGCGAGTCGCTGCGATGGTGCCCTTTGCCCTAAGGGCCGCCGAATTGAGTAACTCTGCAGAACAGATGCAAGAGATTGTTCGCGTGCTTGTCCGGGGCGATGCGGTCGAGGCTGCCCAAGCGATCGCTAGTGGACAAGCACCCCAAGGCGATTACGATGACACCTCTCTGGCCTTTCTCATGAAGAGGATGGAGGAGATCAAGGCGAAGGACCGAATCCCAGGCGAACGCCAACAGGTTGCGGCATCCGACCAGGAATAACGCACAGCTTCGCTTGCGCTATTCCTGGCGGGTGAACACGTTCTGCTGCTCTTGCTTTCGAGAGACCAGACGACCTGACGAGGCGGGAGTTCAACATATCTCTCACGAATGAAGACCAGGGAAGATCCTTGTGAGCAGACTTCTCTTGCCACCAGCTTGGCTCATGGCAGCCATCATGATCATCGCTGCATGCACGAGCGAACCCTCACCCGAAGGGTTGACCCAGGGTGCCTGGCACAGCTCCACTTCATACGGGAGCTACAATGAGATCGTGATTGCCCTCACCTTCGACAAAGGGAGCCTGGGTGGCTCTTTCTTCATGCTGAAGAAGGGGAGGCTGGAGATGGAGACTCCCCTCTCGGACGTCCGTTTCCGGCACCCGAAAATCGAGTTCACGGCGGGACCTTTCCCCTTTGAAGCCACGGTCGATCTCGACCTTGGAACCATGAAGGGTAAGAGCACCAACCGCCAGGGGCAGCAGATCGAGATCAACGCTACGCGGCGGGACCCCGGGGATGTCCCCGGCCTGTTGGCCGGTGCCCCTGACTATAGTTACCGGCAGCCCTCGGAGAGAGACGACGGCTGGCAGACAGCGGCCCCGGAAGAGGTTGGCCTCGAACAGGAGCGACTTGAGGAACTGGTGCGGGCTCTCATCGCGGGCGAGGGCGGAGTGATGCACTCGCTTCTCATCGCGAAGGATGGCCGCATGGTGCTCGAGGAGTATTTCCACGGCTTCGGGCCTGAGGACCTTCACATCGTCCAGTCTTGCACCAAGTCGATTGCAGCTTTTTTGGTCGGTTTGGCCATCGACCGCGGTGCCATCGCCGGGGTCTCCGCTCCGGTGCTGGATTTCTTCCCCGACCTGGCCGCCGAGGCGGCGCAGGGATGGGCGGAGGTGAAGCTCGAGCACCTCCTGACGATGACCGCGGGGCTCGCCTGGGAGGTGGATCCGACCATGGCCGGCACCGGCGGCACCGGGCCTGAGAGCTTCCGCCAGGTGTTGACCCGACGGCCACGGCACGCCCCCGGCGAGGTGTGGACTTACTCCGGACCCGAGGTCAACTTGCTGGCTGGGGTGATTCACCAGGCCACCGGCGTGCATGCGGATGCTTTCGCCGCTGAACACCTCTTCGAGCCTCTCGGGATCACC contains:
- a CDS encoding serine hydrolase; translation: MIALTFDKGSLGGSFFMLKKGRLEMETPLSDVRFRHPKIEFTAGPFPFEATVDLDLGTMKGKSTNRQGQQIEINATRRDPGDVPGLLAGAPDYSYRQPSERDDGWQTAAPEEVGLEQERLEELVRALIAGEGGVMHSLLIAKDGRMVLEEYFHGFGPEDLHIVQSCTKSIAAFLVGLAIDRGAIAGVSAPVLDFFPDLAAEAAQGWAEVKLEHLLTMTAGLAWEVDPTMAGTGGTGPESFRQVLTRRPRHAPGEVWTYSGPEVNLLAGVIHQATGVHADAFAAEHLFEPLGITEFDWSTWGKKEGYPELTQSLMLRPRDMAKIGALVADQGRWLDRQVVPAEWLRASTRSQVDTGDEEEDGYGYLWWLMERPDDPQKFFIAARGWGSQFILIDPEQRLIVVTTGGNSYNGKSFAVLGTLAQHFVPVHSAP